The sequence gcatgtttgggcttgaaATACCAACATGGTGCACTATACAGTATGTCACAGCTAATAACCATAGAGAGAAGTTTACAATATAATTTTTGAAGTAGCCATAATGAGAATTTAAATAGAACCATTAGTCCTGATGCTACTTTGAAATACGTACTTGGAAATAATCTCCTTTGAAATAACAAAGAACAACATATGGATACGGTAGCTAAGCAGTGACCCGGTATCCATGAGGGGATATATGGCAATTAATTTCGTCTGCTAATGAAAGCAGAGTGATAAACTGTTATACTGTTTATACATTCACACTGAGCTCAAGAAGGTATTATTGGAATAATACAATGGTTTTGGAATCTGGCTTGCTTGTATAGGACTAATTGACCAGCTAAAAATATCTTATAGCTTAATTTCACTTTGAGAAAAGATGTAACACTAACTGTGGGTTGTCTTTCCAAATTGATATTGTAAACAACAATGTGCTCTTCAGCGacatagctaccattgaggtaACTGAGGCAGTTGCCTCAGTAAAGTCTGGAAACTGAAGTTTAAATGAAAAGAATATAGTACTGCAAAAGATTGAGATGCTCTGACATAGCAGTCGCTTACCTtaaccctaatagagcagtcaggcttGTCTCATTTTCTTTGTTCTTTACAGCCATCTAAAATGATGAAGTTGAATAAGACATTGCTTATGCTTATTCTCAGACATCTCCTCAATGTAAACACGTTATAGTTGTGAATCTAATTTAAAACAGAAAAGCCTCCATGGATGCTTATAGGCATAACAATGCATAACTGAATTGTGTTGTTTTGGGTAACAGtattaacaagagttcataatatatatatactaaggagagtatcctactctcatatacccctgtagaaaggcgtatcgtgaagttatgacgtaacgacaagatgttgtggtttgtgacgtataggaagccgtaaaagtgcaagaatcgttagcaccgtttcacacttgcgacgctcaggatagccgtattcgcgaatggcctagtaagaaacgcctacgaagcggtcttaacccatgaagcaacgattgtagttgggtgagaaacgcttagagctggagttaatttggttgctagcgacgttggtaggcacgcgttcaatcgataccatgttcaactaatgacatcattaattatacaaagaaaaacgggcgaactcagaagtgttacgtcataacttcacgatacgcctttctacaggggtatatgagagtaggatactctccttagtatatatatatatattatgaactcttgctattaacTATTTGCCATCACTCATtccatttttattattattattattattatcaatttttccaaacatgggtaacacaaaaggcaatactgcctgtacaaggtgatccccaacacagaacatacattcacatgtacaactacacacaaacaaatacaaaaggaacatgaactacttaataattacaaaatcaataaacctaattacaaaaaaagataatgttttaacCTAGTCTTAAAACTGCCAGCAGTCCTTtgagataaaatttcaaaaggaattgagttccaaagaaaaggTGTAGTCACAAAAAATGAGTGCCGAAATGCGTTGATAGTTGACGACGCAAGATTTAATGTCAAAGTATGTGACCTCGTCGTTGTCAGTACTAGCATTGTCAGTACTAGTATCAGTACTGACAATGCTAGTATCAGTGTCAGTACTAGTTGTCAGTACTAGTATTTGTAGTACTATATATTTTATCAGTACTAGCATTCAAGACAGGTTTgtaattgtgttatatctgtatTTATGAAACCCAGATGCACTTTTGTGATCCAACAAACTAATACTTGAAGTGTCATTGTCGTCATTACAGTATTTCACTGAAGAAATGGAATAAAACAGTAACAGGCATCAGAAAAAATCAATGCACAGCTAGACTCTGAATAACATCCATGTGCTATTAAGAGTGATTTTGGCAGAAGATATTAGCCCTAAAACTGACTTTACAATGATCACACAATAATAGTTAGTGTATTGGTAACATTGTGTAATGATTGTACTTACATACTTAAAAGAATTATGCAATTAAGGTGTGGCCGTCAAGCAATAGTAAATTAATATTCTTGGAACTCACACGCTTTCTATTTCATGTTGGTATGTAGGTTTTTGTTAGGTCGTAAAGTATTTGCCTATTATCTGTCCTACGTATGTGACATGTTTTAGAAGAGTTAAAATGCATTTAATTCTTTTTGCTACAATGCCAGTTGACAAGTATTAATTTACGTGTGTACTTTATTCACCTGTACAGTAGACAAACCATCTACTCTTCTTTCTTCAGCGCTACACAGTGCCTGATTGCCCACCATCAAATGATTTTATTTGGGTTGGTAGGTGTACAAGGACTCTGAGTAACCTAATTGAGAACTTTTCTTTTGAGCCTTAAAGGAGAGGtacatacaatttttttttgtattctATGATAGAAGTACACgttatttaaaatttatataaAGCATTGCATACATGCGGAATTAAAATATCTTCCCCCTTACTTCTTTTTAAATGTACTAAAACTAGCACTGTTAATTTAAAATATCATGGGACTGTTTTCTCAGACTATACATCATATTTTACCTATAAATTGAGGAACTATAGATAGTTATGTACTGAACAGTAAGTAACTTTGTTTGGTGCTTAGTATGAATCAATCAGTCAATGTGATGTAGTAATCCCCTCATGAAAACAGTGAAACAGCTAAAAGACTATTGGCTTCATATATAGTGTCTGTAAGTCATTGCTTGTATGGCATTATAGGGTATGCCAGTATGTAGGACTTTGCTTTATGTTTCCATATCTGAGCCTGAATCCATAAACCCAGTCTGTAATTTTAAGTGTGATCTATTGTTAGCTTTCATCTTagtactgtagatagctattatAGCAATATGCTATGGATTCAGGCTAGAACACATTTCCATGTTTCAGTACTGTGATGTTGCTATGGTCTTTGCTATGATTTTAGTTTCAAATTTGGCACTTAACATTTATTGTGAAACACTCAATTTTCAcagctacatatacatacagcATTTTAACCACAGCTAGGTAAAGTGTTGAAAGCTACTGTAACAGCAATTTTCATTGGAGGACATTCACTGTTcactgtatgatactgtacaGGTCACCATGTACTAATCattgttgcctataatgtatttcCAGCCTTTCGCAGTATTCAGAGTTGTTCAAGTGCTACTGTTGTATGTGTAGCTCTTCTATTatcataattttaaaatattatttttaatctAGTTTTTCACTATTCAACATCCCCTACAGGTGCATAAGAACGTCCACTTTTAAAACCACATCATTATTATGCTATGGCTGTGCAATATTCATGATCTTGTTCATAATTTCGtaaaatacaagttacagataCTGTTTTTAATCCGGTACTGTGATATGAGCTTATATGTGGTGTGTTTTCCTATTTTAAACAGGCCCAGTTGTAACAAAATGTGACCATTGCAAATCATCTCCACTGTCACTATAATATTGCTACATGTAACCATTtttacacaatacaatgttttgCATAAAATGTTGTAACTGCAGGTAGACATATAGCTGTAAAGCTGTTGCTATGAAACCAGTCAGGTGGGAAAAATTCATTGCACTTTGTTGGAAAATAATGTTTCCTTATCAGCTGTTAGTAACCAATCTTTATGGGCAAATGGGTGTGTAAGTTAATAACAGTAAACTGTACATGACCTTACCACGtccatatatactgtacatccACATAAGTTTACAGACTTTAAGGATATGTTAATTCACAATTTACGCATCTAATGGCTGTGATACATTGAAGGTACGTATCTACAATCAGAATCTAAAATACTTGATAACAgccattaaaataattttaatataaGGTACagatcaatatatgtgaccggatttgcgaaaaggtacctttttcacacacaaaatgttacccattttttgaattttgaagcttcataactttttgatcatttcatataattgtttgaaattttccatgagtgtagctacagtatctagctgcattttgaaactaagagcaagttaatcagtgtaaggagtcaaatgttacaccattttgtttgctggtatgtaaaatgtgtggaaaaggtaccttttcgcaaatccggtcacatatgtcagTGGATAAAAGTGAACAAAATGACAAGTCTTACTCATTTCCTATCATAATTTGTGCATATAGTATATTGCTCTATTGATGATTGTGAAAATGAAAACTGTGAAGAGAAAGAGAAAACACTTACATATAAGCCACCCACACATACGTATCATGTAAAGTACTGGTATTGCTTCTGCTTATACTGCTGTAATGACTACACAGAGAAGTGTTAATGAGGCAGTGTATGGGCTAATGAACAAGTAAATTAAACCCACTAACTGTTGATTACTGATTTTTGTCTGGTTACACTTGCAAATGTGTGATAAGTTTTGCTTCTCATAAAGCATCCCACTGATAAGCATTTATTATGTGGCCAGCAATGACATAATTACATGTGTCAGTATCACATTATGACCTACCCCTCCTGCAATACAGTAAGCAAGCTAATTAAATGATTCTATTATGAGATTTCTGACTGgcaaaattatgcatgcttGTTTTTAGGAAAACAGAAGGATACCCAACCTTGAACATAATATTTACTGGCTTTGTTACAATATCTGCTCATAGTCTATTTGTACTTCAGCAAACTCGGTAATCTACTTAATGATTAAACTATATACACAGCTAAATATAAGTATGATCACTACAAACTTCCAGATAGTTGCTCAACCATGAGCACTTATTCACAAAACTTTAAACATCATACAAGAATGGGTTGAAGTTAATAAAAACAAAAGCCAAACAATGTTGACAATTGATATGGCTACTTACCACAAAGAGAATACTGGAAGTACAGACGAAAGTACTTATAACTATATAAGTAGATGTGAGACTCTCAAAGATGAATCTGTTAACATACAAAACCAGACCTATACATGGTTATGCATTGTCACAGATTAGTACCATTTACTGACTAATAACTGGAAGTGACTTGGATCAAGGTGCTATTGTATCATTATGCACTGTTGCTCTAAGCCTTTGTTAACACATTATTGTTTTCCTTTTTGGAATATATTTaatatgcaatgaaatacagTATGACAAGAACAGAGTACAGTTGCTAAAATGGGACTTGTTATGTACTATGTAAACAGCCAATAATTCAAAATGCTATGTATTAAGAGTCCTTGTGTAAATTAAGCAAACTCCTTTTGGAGTATATGATAGGGACAAGGTATAAGTGGTCACTAAAAATGGAAATTGTTAGAGCTGTGATTGTCTACATAAAAGAATGCCATAAGCTAATAGACTTGTTTGGCGTACGGAAAGAAGATACATATGATGAGGACAGGGTACAAGTACTTACTACAAAAGGAACTTGCTATCAGACAGGCAGACAAGTATGAACAATTAAAACACTATAACAAAGTTGATTAACATGCTTTTCTGCTCTAGGTaaactttaaaaataatattttaaagaCAGAGTAAAATACTTAGCTAGTATGTAAACAGGTATGACTTCCTATTACCTAATGTACATAGTTAGTTAATGTAGTCAGTAAATGGTACTAATATTTGGCAATGCATTATACGTATATAGGTCTGATTTTGTATGTTACCAGGTCCATATTTAATAGTCTCACATCTACTAACATATATAGGTTTAATTACTTTTGTCTGTACTTCTCCAGTATTCTCTTTGTGGTACACACACAGCCATGTCAATTGTCAACATTGTTTGGCTTGTGTTTCAACAACCCATTACTAATGTTTAAACTTTTGCCAATATTAAGCACTCATTGTTGAGCAACCATTTGCTAGTTTGTAGTGATCATACTTATATTAGCTGTGTATATAGTTTAATCAATTAGTAGAACACCAAGTTTACTGAAGTACACATATTATACTATTAAGCAGATATTGTAACAAATGCCAGTAAATACGACAAGGTTGGGTCTGATTTCATATAACGTTCATCCTTTTGTTTTCCTTAAAAGCAAGAACGCACGATTTTGCCAATCATAATCTCATAAAACAGTACATTTAAATCATTTAATTTACTTGCTTTCTTCCATTTAAGAggttatatgtatgtacgtatgtacgtatgtatgtacatacgtatgtgttTGTATGCACACAGTTAATACAAATGTTTGTTGACAAGGACATTGTGTAAATAttgcatatatatattttagGTTAGGACATAACAGACAGAtagtattttatatatatatatatatagcagtgtttacatatacactgtaacaCTAATGCTGACCAGCAACTTTATCAGCTGGAAACCTGTCCAACCCTATTGTACAAGCTACGTAGGAGTGCCTCCTCATTTAAACTTCTTTTTGCCAAGAAATATTtgtagtacatgtgtacatatacagtatctATGTAAATAACACATTACAATCTTGTCAGTAGAATGTAAGGTATGTACATATGTCACAACAGTTTGTTATATGTATCCTTCAAAGTTTACAACTTTTTGTATAGTGTTGAAGTGAATACGTTAACTAGGTTTCCTTGCACAGGATTTCTTTCCTTATGAGTCTGTGGCTGTCCTTATATAGGGATTAGAGTTTCTGGCAGTTTCACAGACAGTAATGTATTTACTTACTTTAAAGTTCTGGTGTTACCAACAGTGATGATGTAACTGATAAAACAAGAAGAAACAGTAGCCAGTTAAGTACTTTAATGCTACCTACATTATTGCAATACTCTACCATACACTGTACGTACATGTTGATCCCCACTGATTTGTTCCATTTGATTAGCACCTGTTAAAGATGACAAACTCAGTATGCAGCTATCAAATTTAAAGAGTGCTAAAATGCAGGAACATTTTCTAGCAGGCATACATCTTCATTATTATGTTAGTAGAATATAACAGAAACTGCTATTCTATCAACAGCTAGTTATGACACAGCTGTAGAGTTTCTTCAGAACAGTTGCCATGGAAGCAGACACAGTAGAGAGACTGGTATGTACTGAGGCATGACTAATTACATAAAAGTTTCTGTGGCTGCTGTACATCCAAGGTCACACCCGTCACACTAAATAACAAGTTGTGCTTGAATTTTAAAATAGATCTCtacaaaattaatttgtttGTCAAATATGACTAATAAAATTTTCCAAATGCATCTAGTGTGCATATATATGCCAACTCAGACAAGCACAAAAATGCATTACAGTATTATGGTGATAGTGTGTGCTGTTGTACGCAATGGACATTACGTATGTGAAAGGACACAATCAATTTGGAATCAATAATCATGTTAAAAGATGATGTGCAATGAGTACATCCAATGTATAATAATTTGCAACACATATGCAGTGCtacaatgcatgtatgtgtagaaACAATGATGGCTAATCTAAAATCACATGTATACAGTTGCAAGTAATCGTGTATGATAAATCACTATACTGTCATTTGATTATGTAGTAACAGATCATTGTCCAAGCAGTCATTTAGTATTCTCATACTGAATACTGTCATAATAGCAGAGTACTGAGTTACATACAGTTACAGCACTAGTAAAGGTTATTATATACATGAGTGTGTAGTTTCAGGAAATCATATGATATATGATTGGTCATTCGTTTGTGCTGAATAATGCTTACTGCAATTAAGCAATTTGTTCTTGTCTGGTAAAGATATTTCCATAATCATAGTTAACATGTGAAAGGTTCTCACCTGGTCTAGATTTGCATCCCTTTGCCTTGTCCATTAGTTGTTGACACACCCAATGTTATATGTATTTAATGCatgtacacaacaataaaataGTTGTCCACCTAAAAACCAGTAGTGCTATAGATTAATACTGAACACATAAAAATTTACTTAATAAAACAGTGTTATTGAAAATGTATTGCTCAATTTTGCGCATTCAGTCCACAAAACTCAGCTTATATGACCATAAAAGTGAATCCAATGTTTTATCAACTGTACACTATAATTTTATGCGTAGTTCCATTGTGGAAGACATGTGACACAACTAAACATGAAGAGCTGATACAGCTAATATCATACACAAAAGTACTTTACAAACTTTGGTATCATTACATCATAGACATACAAAGAATGTTATAGCGCGCTATAATATGAAACCTCTTGCTTCTGCTGGAAGCCATCCATTACTATAAAAGGACTTGTTGGAGTACAGAATACACCAAATACACTCGAGTGCTTGCTGATAACATCATTGGTGATTAATTGCAGTCTCTATCGTCAGCTATGTACTTGGTCTTAAGGTATGAACAAATAACAACTTGTATAGCTAGATCACTGTAGAGTTAAGAAGTAGCTGGTATCTCTAGTACATACTCTTTGCAGTTCAACAATGAGATTTTACCAGTGCCTAATTCTTGCACTGATCTTTGGCTGTGTCATATTCCAAGATGTTTCTGGTGTTGTGAGAGTTAAAAGATCTGCTGATGAAAATTTACGTGACCCAGGAACTTACATCGTCCACTTTGAGGACAGTACAACTGATGCACAACTACAGCACTTTGTTAAGCAGCTGAATAGGAGGTCCAATAGAAGGGCAAAGTTTGAAGCAAAGATAATTTCAGAGTATCCTAGTCTCAAATGTTTAACAGTAAGGCTATCAAAAAGAGCATTAAAATGGGTGAGTATATTGAGCCATTAATATAACAGTATTTCTATTATATCATACTCAAAAATTGCTGTAGTCACATACTGTACGTATTTACATCCATCAACTAATGCTCAAAACAGTCTGCTTATTAGTTGTGTAACATTGTATGTAGGTCATACATCACAAATTGATTTTGAAAGTGAAAgagaataattatgtcatatTTGGTATTGAAGATGATTCTCTTTCATCTGCCAAGCCAGGATGGCACTTGGATAGAGTAGACCAACAGGCATTGCCACTGGATCAGAAATACACTGCTAGCCAATACACTGGGAAATCAGTTGATGTATATGTACTGGACACTGGTATTCATTATAATCACAGTGTATTCAATGGTAGAGCTCACTATCCAGGCTGTGATCCGATTGACAAGATAAACAACACAACACGTAAAGGGGAAGACTGCAATGGTCATGGAACTCATGTAGCTGGTCTTGTTGGTGGAAATGGTACTGGACTAGCCACTAGTGTGACTTTGTTTTCTGTTAGAGTAGCAAACTGCAGAGGCCGAGCTTCTGAGGCATCACTTCTTGATGGACTAATGTGTGTACGTGAACATAAGAAAAGCAGAAATGGAACTCGAGCAATCATTAACATGTCTCTTGCTGGAACTAACATAATGGATAGTGTTAGCAAATTTGTGAAAGAATTAATAGCTGATGGTGTAGTAGTCACAGCTTCTGCTGGGAATGGTCGTGATAACTTTAGGAAACTAGACTATGACTCCTGTAAAGTTTATCCAGCAGGTTACAATGGTGTTATCAATGTAGGTGCTACTGACATGGATGATAATGCATTGCTGGGTGAATTTGAAGGTAAAAGTTTAATCACCAACATGGGATCATGTGTGGATGTGTTTGCTCCCGGCTATACCATCCTCAGTAGTGACATATGTATCCCTAACATCCCCTGTTACAACTCTACAGCTAATGATGGA comes from Dysidea avara chromosome 4, odDysAvar1.4, whole genome shotgun sequence and encodes:
- the LOC136253375 gene encoding extracellular serine proteinase-like, whose product is MYLVLSSTMRFYQCLILALIFGCVIFQDVSGVVRVKRSADENLRDPGTYIVHFEDSTTDAQLQHFVKQLNRRSNRRAKFEAKIISEYPSLKCLTVRLSKRALKWVIHHKLILKVKENNYVIFGIEDDSLSSAKPGWHLDRVDQQALPLDQKYTASQYTGKSVDVYVLDTGIHYNHSVFNGRAHYPGCDPIDKINNTTRKGEDCNGHGTHVAGLVGGNGTGLATSVTLFSVRVANCRGRASEASLLDGLMCVREHKKSRNGTRAIINMSLAGTNIMDSVSKFVKELIADGVVVTASAGNGRDNFRKLDYDSCKVYPAGYNGVINVGATDMDDNALLGEFEGKSLITNMGSCVDVFAPGYTILSSDICIPNIPCYNSTANDGGKCNTCQRFRSGTSQSSPIVTGAVALLLEKCPNITNTEIRNMLRTYLSRGRVRFCKAYKFLSEYTTLTAVNDVVGTTLNRLLFIGVLPYINCEEFHGEPLFTSINY